In Hallerella succinigenes, the following are encoded in one genomic region:
- the dnaG gene encoding DNA primase, whose protein sequence is MAFYSDEVIQELKQQTNIADIIQQFVPLKRSGAGRFVCRCPFHNDHSPSMNVNPQMGIYKCFACGAGGDVFKFVMEHEKMDFKAAVEWVASATGFQLPELGAPVAPEIAEERTLVRELNELAADWFVEQLPKSEKALNYIRTRHLSEETRHFFKVGYAPEGREGFLSYAAKNGFSPRQLVEAGLAVERENGGIADKFRDRLMFAIENLSGKVVAFGGRVLEKQKKPKYLNSPETALYKKGEILYGLSKAKNEIPKAGSVVLVEGYFDMISLYQAGVKNVVAVSGTALTEKHAEILSRYTKSAYLVFDGDEAGRKAALRTIEIVLPEGIVPKIVALSRPNGEKIDPDNFVNEHGASAAEDFNRELTKAEDWFDYLTRVTPTETIEDRAKFVTHLKSILIHMRDRELQHQYLRLLAERYGTEANFVGIRPKEEKRKFHSEPEMDMPEPISEDEQVPWSALPPMELRFVNLIIASPSLWEPASVFFDLDFASSGVSLFASEILDELLSSALAEYTEHRQINLMRLHDSLSPIPAQVLESFGEETWDGEAAQKEFLESLAELEIRTAERFRDALKSKPITSETMSLRLELHQFASKTIRARLRSDAEVTRDPTFFKNLLDYRTKLVEYSEKI, encoded by the coding sequence ATGGCATTTTACTCAGACGAAGTCATTCAAGAACTCAAACAGCAAACGAATATCGCGGATATCATCCAGCAGTTCGTACCGCTCAAACGTTCTGGAGCAGGGCGCTTCGTCTGCAGATGCCCGTTCCACAACGACCACTCCCCCTCTATGAACGTAAACCCGCAGATGGGCATCTACAAGTGCTTTGCCTGCGGAGCGGGAGGCGACGTCTTCAAGTTCGTCATGGAGCACGAAAAGATGGACTTCAAGGCTGCCGTGGAATGGGTCGCAAGCGCCACAGGCTTTCAATTGCCGGAACTCGGAGCTCCCGTAGCCCCAGAAATCGCAGAAGAACGCACTCTCGTCCGCGAACTGAACGAGCTCGCCGCAGACTGGTTCGTCGAACAGCTCCCGAAAAGCGAAAAGGCTCTGAATTACATCCGCACGAGACATCTTTCCGAAGAAACGCGGCATTTCTTTAAGGTCGGCTATGCGCCCGAAGGGCGCGAAGGCTTTTTAAGCTACGCCGCGAAAAACGGTTTTTCGCCACGTCAGCTCGTCGAAGCAGGCCTCGCCGTCGAACGTGAAAACGGAGGCATCGCCGACAAGTTCCGCGACCGCCTCATGTTCGCCATCGAAAACCTCTCCGGAAAAGTCGTCGCCTTCGGCGGTCGCGTTCTCGAAAAGCAAAAGAAGCCCAAGTATTTGAACAGCCCGGAAACCGCCCTGTACAAAAAAGGCGAAATCCTTTACGGACTTTCCAAGGCAAAAAACGAAATTCCCAAGGCAGGTTCTGTCGTCCTCGTCGAAGGCTACTTCGACATGATTAGCCTCTACCAGGCGGGCGTTAAAAACGTCGTCGCCGTTTCGGGAACAGCTCTCACGGAAAAGCACGCAGAAATCCTTTCGCGTTACACCAAGAGTGCCTACCTTGTTTTTGACGGTGACGAAGCGGGCCGCAAAGCAGCCCTGCGCACCATCGAAATTGTCCTTCCCGAAGGCATCGTTCCAAAAATCGTCGCCCTTTCCCGCCCGAACGGAGAAAAGATCGACCCGGATAACTTTGTGAACGAGCACGGCGCTTCCGCCGCGGAAGACTTTAACCGAGAACTCACCAAGGCCGAAGACTGGTTCGATTACCTGACCCGCGTCACACCGACCGAAACGATCGAAGACCGCGCCAAGTTCGTCACGCATCTGAAATCCATTCTGATCCACATGCGCGACCGCGAACTGCAGCACCAGTATCTGCGTCTGCTCGCCGAACGCTACGGCACCGAAGCGAACTTTGTAGGCATCCGTCCCAAGGAAGAAAAACGCAAATTTCATTCCGAACCCGAAATGGATATGCCCGAACCCATATCCGAAGATGAACAGGTTCCTTGGAGCGCATTACCGCCGATGGAACTGCGCTTTGTGAATTTGATTATCGCATCGCCATCTCTCTGGGAACCGGCAAGCGTCTTCTTCGACCTGGATTTTGCAAGCTCCGGCGTAAGCCTTTTTGCTTCTGAAATTCTCGACGAACTTTTGAGCTCAGCTCTTGCCGAATACACGGAACACAGACAAATTAATTTAATGCGTTTGCACGATTCGCTTTCCCCGATTCCCGCTCAAGTCCTTGAATCCTTTGGCGAAGAAACCTGGGATGGTGAAGCGGCGCAAAAAGAATTTTTAGAATCGCTTGCGGAACTGGAAATCCGAACCGCGGAGCGTTTCCGCGACGCGCTGAAGTCCAAACCGATTACCTCCGAAACCATGAGCCTTCGCCTGGAGCTGCACCAGTTTGCCTCCAAAACAATCCGTGCAAGGCTCCGTTCCGACGCCGAAGTAACCCGAGATCCCACTTTCTTCAAAAATCTACTCGATTATCGCACCAAACTCGTGGAGTACAGCGAAAAGATTTAA
- a CDS encoding tyrosine-type recombinase/integrase, whose product MKSYSISQRKKSRGNRTWYGREFEDGLLVREISLKTKNRQEAMDWLNMMNAARFMPEEVRSRLAPKDHPLRDAVVSFFRSVDAAHGNSGTPMAYRYRIRAMEEWAAGRGVVSIRDFTVALGVEFAAFVSDRYAPKTAREVLRCCDQLFTFADRTFGLGGYNPLSGVTLPKVPKRDKPFWTPEQVDRILDATADPGYRLFFALMAFAGLRHAEACRFGPSSLRDGRMEVIGKGDKQRFVPVSARLEAEFERFGELCDGMFRTAKYNHPDRSNGALRVSVEAAGVVDSSTAVCHRFRHSFVSNLLRGGAPVKAVQQLAGHASAKMTLDTYSHVLEQDLGGVVDLLK is encoded by the coding sequence ATGAAATCCTACAGCATTTCGCAGCGCAAGAAGTCGAGAGGCAACAGGACATGGTACGGCAGGGAGTTCGAGGACGGCCTGCTGGTCAGGGAGATTTCCCTCAAGACCAAGAACAGGCAGGAGGCGATGGACTGGCTCAACATGATGAACGCGGCCAGGTTCATGCCGGAAGAGGTCCGGTCGAGGCTCGCCCCGAAGGATCACCCGCTCCGGGACGCTGTCGTCTCTTTTTTTCGATCGGTCGACGCCGCGCACGGAAATTCAGGCACTCCGATGGCGTACCGGTACCGGATCAGGGCCATGGAGGAATGGGCTGCGGGACGTGGCGTCGTGTCTATCCGTGATTTCACGGTCGCGCTGGGCGTGGAATTCGCCGCCTTCGTGTCGGACAGGTACGCGCCGAAGACGGCGAGGGAGGTCTTGAGATGCTGCGACCAGCTTTTTACCTTCGCGGACAGGACTTTCGGTCTTGGAGGGTACAACCCTCTCTCTGGCGTAACCCTGCCCAAGGTCCCGAAGAGGGACAAGCCTTTCTGGACTCCGGAACAGGTCGACCGAATCCTCGACGCGACGGCGGATCCTGGCTATAGGCTTTTCTTCGCGCTGATGGCGTTCGCCGGGTTGCGTCACGCCGAGGCGTGCAGGTTCGGCCCGTCGTCATTGCGTGACGGAAGGATGGAGGTGATCGGGAAGGGCGACAAGCAGCGTTTCGTGCCCGTTTCCGCGCGTCTGGAAGCCGAATTCGAACGGTTCGGGGAACTTTGCGACGGGATGTTCCGGACGGCGAAATACAACCATCCGGACCGTAGCAACGGGGCTCTCCGCGTTTCGGTGGAAGCGGCTGGTGTCGTGGATTCGTCGACGGCCGTATGCCATCGGTTCCGTCACTCGTTCGTGAGCAATCTGCTTCGTGGAGGCGCCCCTGTGAAGGCGGTGCAGCAACTTGCCGGGCACGCGAGCGCGAAGATGACTCTCGACACCTATTCGCACGTGCTGGAGCAGGACCTCGGCGGTGTAGTCGACCTGCTGAAATAG
- a CDS encoding ParB/RepB/Spo0J family partition protein yields MMKNDKNEKVEGKHYDMNGDEERKYSFRTIAVDNIHENGNIRQVGDIDDLAASIRAHGIINPITVTNDFGMPTQYRVVAGHRRLAAAKRIGLANVPCHVVDKDSEGLDEIPLSENVTRMDMTPYEECMAVKFLVSKKNTVHQVARKFGRTLRWVLVRKKLADAGDKVLKKVKEGVIGLDAAAKIADLPDNVFKRELESCYRTDKYFIDGVLDRYHKDLSRAPFEHEACLKCDKCSSCQADLFENEPKAYCLDPNCWTRKAKKAAEAKVKKLQEEGRNARLGKFTGKCISYEDEADKYEIDSWDTEGQEQAKEAGIRKRILVDAATLKTLEYFDKRDLPDYHEMTEEEREAEEEKERKEILFRETKQDMTKNRLRKAIAKKIQEGDKDDVIALLLFCCYDLDDTIDESQHDLLGIKNDEDRCAVLSDIDDQVRPCDIHDAVLGSVEHILERTYDIDILRKMYSIITYGDPKEAEPVDDEVEDELSRKNAESEHDEEEEAK; encoded by the coding sequence ATGATGAAGAATGACAAGAACGAAAAGGTGGAAGGCAAGCACTACGACATGAACGGCGACGAGGAACGCAAATACAGTTTCCGCACCATCGCCGTGGACAACATCCATGAGAACGGGAACATCCGCCAGGTAGGCGACATCGACGACCTGGCCGCGTCCATCCGGGCGCACGGTATCATCAACCCAATCACGGTCACAAACGACTTCGGGATGCCGACGCAGTACCGCGTCGTCGCGGGACACCGAAGGCTCGCGGCCGCGAAACGAATCGGGCTTGCGAATGTTCCCTGCCACGTGGTGGACAAGGATTCCGAGGGTCTCGACGAAATCCCGCTCTCCGAGAACGTCACCCGCATGGACATGACGCCATACGAGGAGTGCATGGCAGTGAAATTCCTTGTCAGCAAGAAGAATACCGTGCATCAGGTGGCCCGCAAGTTCGGCCGCACGTTGCGCTGGGTGCTGGTCCGCAAGAAACTCGCCGACGCCGGCGACAAGGTGCTGAAGAAGGTCAAGGAAGGCGTAATCGGCCTCGACGCGGCCGCGAAAATTGCCGACCTCCCGGACAACGTCTTCAAGCGCGAGCTCGAAAGCTGCTACCGCACGGACAAGTATTTCATCGACGGAGTCCTGGACCGTTACCACAAGGACCTGAGCCGCGCGCCGTTCGAGCACGAAGCCTGCCTCAAGTGCGACAAGTGCAGCTCATGCCAGGCGGACCTGTTCGAGAACGAACCGAAGGCCTACTGCCTCGATCCTAATTGCTGGACGCGCAAGGCGAAGAAGGCCGCAGAGGCGAAGGTGAAGAAGCTCCAGGAAGAAGGCAGGAATGCCCGCCTCGGCAAGTTTACCGGAAAATGCATCAGCTACGAAGACGAAGCCGACAAGTACGAAATCGACTCCTGGGACACCGAGGGCCAGGAACAGGCCAAGGAAGCAGGCATCCGGAAGCGAATCCTTGTCGACGCTGCTACTCTCAAGACGCTCGAATACTTCGACAAGCGCGACCTGCCAGACTACCACGAAATGACCGAAGAGGAACGCGAGGCCGAAGAAGAAAAGGAAAGAAAGGAAATCCTGTTCCGTGAAACAAAACAAGACATGACGAAAAACCGTCTCCGCAAGGCCATCGCGAAAAAGATCCAGGAAGGCGACAAGGATGACGTGATTGCACTGCTGCTCTTTTGCTGCTACGACCTCGACGACACAATCGACGAATCGCAGCATGACCTTCTCGGAATCAAGAACGACGAAGACCGCTGCGCGGTACTTTCCGACATCGACGATCAGGTCAGGCCTTGCGACATCCACGACGCTGTTCTCGGCAGCGTCGAACACATCCTCGAGAGAACCTACGATATCGACATTCTCCGGAAGATGTACTCCATCATCACTTACGGCGACCCGAAGGAAGCCGAACCCGTGGACGACGAAGTCGAGGACGAACTGAGCCGCAAGAATGCCGAAAGCGAACACGACGAAGAAGAGGAGGCGAAGTGA
- a CDS encoding single-stranded DNA-binding protein: MPYMNKVMLIGNVGKDPETRVTPSGRKRVTFSLATSKRYRDNRGETKEETQWHNVVGWGKLPDIIEQLGVKKGTTLYVEGEVQYRAWDDQATGQKRYATDINMSTFQLLTPRQSTTNGTQAHARTNGTPATSTAPMPQADEEDDLPF, translated from the coding sequence ATGCCATACATGAACAAGGTCATGCTCATCGGAAACGTGGGCAAGGACCCCGAGACCCGTGTCACTCCGAGCGGACGCAAGCGAGTCACATTCTCGCTCGCGACGTCGAAGCGCTACCGCGACAACAGAGGCGAGACGAAGGAAGAGACCCAGTGGCACAATGTCGTCGGCTGGGGCAAGCTTCCGGACATCATCGAACAGCTCGGAGTGAAGAAGGGGACGACGCTATACGTGGAAGGCGAGGTGCAGTACCGCGCGTGGGACGACCAGGCGACGGGACAGAAACGCTACGCCACCGACATCAACATGTCCACGTTCCAGCTGCTCACCCCGAGACAGTCGACGACAAACGGGACTCAGGCCCATGCGCGGACGAACGGGACTCCGGCGACGTCGACGGCGCCGATGCCGCAGGCGGACGAAGAAGACGACCTGCCTTTCTAA
- a CDS encoding HNH endonuclease signature motif containing protein, with product MKRANSWTADEIALLKAHKPVPGRTSRACYTKAFILGLDGYHPVNPKTAVRTDADTKDRIAEQVRRTGKVRATARMFGVSYATVADICNERGIDRDPPPTARLSDHIEWGGSKWVWKGGFWRETSGKRRNLARVLWEHYNGSPVPEGLSVVFLDGDPSNLSKDNLAAMTKIEQGTHTMRSERNRAMAAAGAAVGRLSTFLNEMADPEARRERIRKSVETRNANRRCGFSSGN from the coding sequence ATGAAGCGCGCCAATTCGTGGACAGCGGACGAGATCGCCCTCCTGAAAGCCCACAAGCCTGTACCAGGACGTACATCCAGAGCTTGCTATACCAAGGCTTTCATTCTTGGACTTGACGGCTATCATCCCGTCAATCCGAAGACGGCTGTCCGTACGGACGCGGATACGAAGGACCGCATCGCGGAACAGGTGCGGAGGACTGGCAAGGTAAGGGCTACCGCGCGCATGTTCGGCGTCAGCTATGCCACCGTGGCGGATATCTGCAATGAACGGGGAATCGACAGGGACCCTCCCCCGACGGCCAGGCTTTCCGACCACATCGAATGGGGCGGTTCCAAATGGGTGTGGAAAGGCGGTTTCTGGCGCGAGACGTCCGGCAAGCGAAGGAACCTCGCCCGCGTGCTGTGGGAGCATTACAACGGGAGCCCCGTCCCGGAAGGACTGTCGGTCGTGTTCCTGGACGGCGACCCGTCCAACCTGTCGAAGGACAACCTCGCAGCGATGACCAAGATCGAACAGGGCACACACACCATGCGCTCGGAACGCAACCGGGCGATGGCGGCGGCAGGCGCGGCCGTCGGGAGACTCTCGACGTTCCTCAACGAAATGGCGGACCCGGAAGCCAGAAGGGAACGCATCCGGAAGTCCGTAGAGACGAGAAATGCAAACAGGCGGTGCGGATTTTCGTCCGGAAATTGA
- a CDS encoding ribbon-helix-helix protein, CopG family: MADRVHIAVPAETAEKVKELAEKLDETKGKIVRMAVEEFAKKEKANG, from the coding sequence ATGGCAGATAGGGTACACATAGCAGTGCCGGCGGAAACGGCTGAAAAGGTCAAGGAACTTGCCGAAAAGCTCGATGAGACAAAAGGAAAGATTGTCCGCATGGCTGTTGAAGAGTTCGCCAAAAAGGAAAAGGCTAATGGCTAA
- a CDS encoding helix-turn-helix transcriptional regulator, which yields MEIQNFMKERGYTQTDLAKMLNTSVQNVNKWVNGGGVPSYEFCQRLLQIGMSVEDLFGVQVESSSPSKIEPITTAEFIDILKETLDNSLDGIKARIKPNKNP from the coding sequence ATGGAAATACAGAATTTCATGAAAGAGCGTGGATATACCCAAACGGACCTCGCCAAGATGCTGAATACCAGCGTTCAGAACGTGAACAAGTGGGTAAACGGTGGCGGTGTGCCGTCCTATGAGTTCTGCCAAAGGCTGTTGCAGATTGGCATGTCTGTAGAAGACTTGTTTGGCGTTCAAGTTGAATCGTCGTCGCCGTCAAAGATAGAGCCGATAACGACGGCTGAATTTATCGACATTCTGAAAGAAACGCTGGATAACAGTCTCGATGGAATCAAGGCAAGGATAAAACCGAACAAAAACCCATAG
- a CDS encoding DUF2213 domain-containing protein, translating into MKFNDIAVFQPNVLHRTKEGYLEGRIRVTGAGVFTYMTGNGKVRRLRTVEEVGKPESYYTLNGQPVTRRHPAESVDPENAKKLSVGYCMNDAYFDGLNLWITIRVTDAETIKDIESGELAAVSCGGEFTVYAQSGNWQGSDYDEIATDIKYNHLAIVTKGRAGDGVTIQVGDSADIEFFTNKTGESKMVKHFLDGAVFEVDEKVHEALNAAEKAKTEYEAKFNDQADQIEKLKAQVDTQAAEIKKMQDAAVDEAAINERVKEKLAVVSFAKEHGVEFKDEMTVGEIKAAVVAKVSGISLEGKSEAYRDAAYDSAVAMVSKAPAKKAANPLAGQFQDAADENDPEKAYQAMKAKTYNIKKEG; encoded by the coding sequence ATGAAATTCAACGACATCGCAGTTTTCCAGCCGAACGTGCTCCACCGGACCAAGGAAGGATACCTCGAAGGGCGCATCCGCGTCACGGGCGCGGGCGTCTTCACCTACATGACAGGGAACGGGAAGGTGCGTCGTCTCCGCACGGTCGAGGAAGTCGGGAAGCCCGAAAGCTACTACACCCTGAACGGACAGCCGGTGACGAGACGCCACCCGGCGGAATCGGTCGACCCGGAGAACGCGAAGAAGCTCTCCGTCGGGTACTGCATGAACGATGCGTACTTCGACGGCCTGAACCTGTGGATCACCATCCGGGTGACGGACGCCGAAACGATCAAGGACATCGAATCCGGGGAACTCGCCGCGGTCAGCTGCGGCGGGGAATTCACCGTCTACGCCCAGTCGGGTAACTGGCAGGGGAGCGACTACGACGAGATCGCGACGGACATCAAGTACAACCACCTCGCCATCGTCACGAAGGGAAGGGCGGGGGACGGCGTCACCATCCAGGTGGGCGACTCCGCCGATATCGAATTTTTCACGAACAAAACAGGAGAATCCAAGATGGTTAAACATTTTTTGGACGGTGCGGTCTTCGAAGTGGACGAAAAGGTGCACGAAGCCTTGAACGCTGCTGAAAAGGCCAAGACTGAATACGAGGCCAAGTTCAATGACCAGGCCGACCAGATCGAAAAGCTCAAGGCGCAGGTCGACACGCAGGCAGCCGAAATCAAGAAGATGCAGGATGCCGCCGTCGACGAAGCCGCGATCAACGAACGGGTCAAGGAAAAGCTCGCCGTCGTGTCCTTCGCGAAGGAACACGGCGTGGAATTCAAGGACGAAATGACGGTCGGCGAAATCAAGGCCGCCGTCGTGGCGAAGGTTTCCGGCATTTCCCTCGAAGGCAAGTCAGAAGCGTACCGTGACGCGGCTTACGACTCCGCCGTCGCCATGGTCTCCAAGGCGCCTGCCAAGAAGGCCGCGAACCCGCTCGCCGGACAGTTCCAGGATGCCGCCGACGAAAACGACCCGGAAAAGGCGTACCAGGCAATGAAGGCGAAGACCTACAACATCAAGAAGGAGGGCTAA
- a CDS encoding structural cement protein Gp24, producing MALQLINSKGEPGLLFPFVPHSIETGVMQDDKDLAGGFALWGKKGETGKVYAAKPEGGIFLGIAQLTTINDAYFEGDMVNVVKKGRIQVKVSAEVLANQAAYVDDEGNFSATETGTAIAGGVFKTNSAANGIAELEIA from the coding sequence ATGGCTCTGCAACTCATCAATTCCAAGGGAGAACCGGGACTGCTCTTCCCGTTCGTACCGCACTCCATCGAAACCGGCGTCATGCAGGACGACAAGGACCTTGCCGGCGGTTTCGCGCTCTGGGGCAAGAAAGGCGAAACTGGCAAGGTCTATGCGGCCAAGCCGGAAGGCGGCATCTTCCTCGGAATCGCACAGCTCACGACCATCAACGACGCCTACTTCGAAGGCGACATGGTGAACGTCGTCAAGAAGGGACGCATCCAGGTCAAGGTTTCCGCCGAAGTGCTCGCGAACCAGGCCGCATACGTCGATGACGAAGGCAACTTCTCGGCGACGGAAACGGGCACAGCCATCGCAGGCGGCGTGTTCAAGACCAACTCCGCCGCAAACGGCATCGCCGAACTCGAAATCGCATAA
- a CDS encoding major capsid family protein, which yields MFFNDEQVVKIRELFRQIQTEIYGLDRADLTAITLVPAETNLKEWIRSYVYKYVTEVGYAKFVSDYAEDLPPVARFLQAKAVEIKTIADSYSFSEQELNEWLAIGTRIDTAEAETAKAKIDEKVDETILKGDAEAGFQGLINNANVTMYVPNVGADSGTVLKGRDLAGVTATIQGMIDAQKTLAANDAGKATVKADSLLLAPADYAYIATTPINANNSTTMLEWLKKTFPQITTWAEVEELHNASASGDKDRAVLYKKDRKCVAYLLPIPFRQKQAQERALHYKVPCYARCGGTIFKNLKSVIYADGV from the coding sequence ATGTTCTTCAACGATGAACAGGTTGTAAAGATCCGTGAACTCTTCCGCCAGATCCAGACCGAAATCTACGGCCTCGACCGCGCGGACCTCACGGCAATCACGCTCGTACCTGCCGAAACCAACCTCAAGGAATGGATCCGCAGCTACGTCTACAAGTACGTTACCGAAGTCGGCTACGCCAAGTTCGTGAGCGATTACGCCGAAGACTTGCCGCCGGTCGCCCGGTTCCTGCAGGCAAAGGCCGTGGAAATCAAGACCATCGCCGACAGCTACAGCTTCTCTGAACAGGAACTGAACGAATGGCTCGCCATCGGCACCCGCATCGACACCGCGGAAGCGGAAACCGCAAAGGCCAAGATCGACGAAAAGGTGGACGAAACGATCCTCAAGGGCGACGCGGAAGCGGGCTTCCAGGGTCTCATCAACAACGCCAACGTGACCATGTACGTGCCGAACGTGGGCGCCGATTCCGGAACCGTTCTCAAGGGCCGCGACCTTGCGGGCGTGACCGCCACGATCCAGGGCATGATCGACGCCCAGAAGACGCTCGCGGCAAACGATGCCGGCAAGGCTACCGTCAAGGCGGACTCGCTCCTCCTTGCTCCGGCAGACTACGCCTACATCGCCACCACGCCGATCAACGCGAACAACTCGACGACCATGCTCGAATGGCTGAAGAAGACGTTCCCGCAGATCACCACATGGGCGGAAGTGGAAGAACTCCACAACGCGAGCGCGAGCGGCGACAAGGACCGTGCAGTCCTTTACAAGAAGGACCGCAAGTGCGTCGCATACCTGCTCCCGATCCCGTTCCGCCAGAAGCAGGCACAGGAACGCGCCCTGCACTACAAGGTGCCGTGCTACGCCCGCTGCGGCGGTACGATCTTCAAGAACCTCAAGTCCGTAATCTACGCGGACGGGGTCTAA
- a CDS encoding DUF4054 domain-containing protein, which translates to MAGLTEEEMAKVKGFMHPDLVADSRCETWIAMAQFRVGRCYFGAAFHYALALMASHIGALEGRGADGDAGRIASKKEGDISVSYASGSSDGDGDLSSTSFGQQYLALLKQYSVRPGVTGRVNFRRFCGGARKVL; encoded by the coding sequence ATGGCAGGTCTGACCGAAGAGGAAATGGCGAAGGTGAAGGGGTTCATGCACCCCGACCTCGTGGCGGATTCCCGCTGCGAGACCTGGATCGCCATGGCCCAGTTCAGGGTCGGACGGTGCTATTTCGGCGCCGCGTTCCATTATGCGCTCGCTCTCATGGCCAGCCACATCGGGGCGCTCGAAGGACGCGGGGCTGACGGAGACGCCGGAAGGATCGCTTCCAAGAAGGAAGGCGACATCTCCGTTTCCTACGCTTCCGGATCGTCGGACGGTGACGGCGACCTCTCCAGCACCAGCTTTGGCCAGCAGTACCTGGCACTTTTGAAGCAGTACAGCGTGCGTCCGGGAGTGACCGGGCGCGTGAATTTCCGCCGTTTCTGCGGCGGGGCAAGGAAGGTGCTCTGA
- a CDS encoding DUF3383 family protein: MAKNIYAQESMPDKLVVIPCASFAGLQDAIVGAAQAGLDFYHIVTFQDKATSAGLLSLQAWLSDNHKILHVQVPDASGLMAALKDMDVDRVAIYQHVEEVDDNPEYLAAALVALRCAADSARGTFAHKKVKGMTADSYTPTTYAAAIAAGINIYTKVAGEKRVFMGTCANGPKTFIDNVIKDDWIRFNVQSKIFALLGEANDGAGVTYDDTGIQSVAAAIGNVFTQAAGSDRQYIMEGFEVEYKTYDYLKENNEEDVRKRNLPLISGRYSRMNSIHTVNTVKLNVTL; the protein is encoded by the coding sequence ATGGCCAAAAACATCTATGCACAGGAGTCGATGCCCGACAAGCTGGTTGTCATCCCTTGCGCTTCTTTCGCCGGATTGCAGGACGCCATCGTGGGCGCCGCACAGGCGGGGCTCGACTTTTACCACATCGTCACGTTCCAGGACAAGGCGACGTCCGCCGGACTTTTGAGCCTTCAGGCATGGCTCTCCGACAACCACAAGATCCTGCACGTCCAGGTCCCGGACGCATCCGGACTCATGGCGGCGCTCAAAGACATGGACGTCGACCGTGTCGCCATCTACCAGCACGTCGAAGAAGTGGACGACAATCCGGAATATTTGGCGGCCGCCCTTGTCGCACTCCGTTGCGCTGCGGATTCCGCCCGCGGGACATTTGCGCACAAGAAGGTGAAGGGCATGACTGCGGACAGCTACACACCGACCACTTACGCGGCTGCGATCGCTGCAGGCATCAACATCTACACAAAGGTGGCGGGCGAAAAGCGCGTCTTCATGGGCACCTGCGCGAACGGACCGAAGACCTTCATCGACAACGTCATCAAGGACGACTGGATCCGTTTCAACGTCCAGTCCAAGATTTTCGCGCTTCTCGGCGAAGCGAACGACGGAGCGGGCGTCACCTATGACGATACGGGCATCCAGAGCGTGGCGGCAGCCATCGGCAACGTATTCACGCAGGCGGCAGGCTCCGACAGACAGTACATCATGGAAGGCTTCGAGGTCGAATACAAGACCTACGACTACCTGAAGGAGAACAACGAGGAAGACGTGCGCAAGCGCAACCTGCCGCTCATCTCGGGCAGATACAGCCGCATGAACTCGATCCACACCGTGAACACGGTCAAGCTGAACGTCACCCTTTAA